The Scylla paramamosain isolate STU-SP2022 unplaced genomic scaffold, ASM3559412v1 Contig5, whole genome shotgun sequence genome contains a region encoding:
- the LOC135096624 gene encoding uncharacterized protein LOC135096624 isoform X5, giving the protein MKHLGKIIMSEVRVSCEGRTSVIKCYWRHENVKEVQRQFRRHFDRDPPRWSDVPLDVLLGVTVDDQLTWKQHVASTVRSATYKLYMMRRLRSLGTLTDELRGVCLTFILPKLMYASPAWSSSLTHTQQLQLERVQKRACRVIFVPAYTTCDEALTTLSLFRRPDYPPGTERLWRSLEGNLCIIHASDTCFCLTHLAWSEPPDTTTR; this is encoded by the exons atg aaacatttgggcaaaataataatgtcagaagtaagagtaagctgtgaaggaagaacatctgtcataaagtgttactggaggcacgaaaatgtcaaagaagtgcaaagacaattcagaagacactttgacagggatccaccaag gtggtccgatgtgcctctGGAtgtgcttctcggagtcacggtggacgaccagctgacctggaagcagcatgtcgccagcaccgtaagatccgctacctacaagctgtacatgatgcgcagactcaggtcgctggggacactgacagacgagttaaggggagtgtgcctcaccttcatcctccccaaactcatgtacgcctccccagcgtggtcctcctccctcacacacactcaacagctccagctggagagagtgcagaagagggcgtgcagggtcatctttgtccctgcctacaccacctgtgatgaagccctgaccaccctgagtctgttcagacgtccagactatccaccaggcaccgagaggctctggagaagtttggaagggaacTTATGCATCATCCACGCCTCAGACACATGCTTCTGCCTGACGCACCTCGCCTGGTCCgagccaccagacaccacaacaagataa
- the LOC135096624 gene encoding uncharacterized protein LOC135096624 isoform X4, which produces MAPSLIPGQQDSSTHKHLGKIIMSEVRVSCEGRTSVIKCYWRHENVKEVQRQFRRHFDRDPPRWSDVPLDVLLGVTVDDQLTWKQHVASTVRSATYKLYMMRRLRSLGTLTDELRGVCLTFILPKLMYASPAWSSSLTHTQQLQLERVQKRACRVIFVPAYTTCDEALTTLSLFRRPDYPPGTERLWRSLEGNLCIIHASDTCFCLTHLAWSEPPDTTTR; this is translated from the exons aaacatttgggcaaaataataatgtcagaagtaagagtaagctgtgaaggaagaacatctgtcataaagtgttactggaggcacgaaaatgtcaaagaagtgcaaagacaattcagaagacactttgacagggatccaccaag gtggtccgatgtgcctctGGAtgtgcttctcggagtcacggtggacgaccagctgacctggaagcagcatgtcgccagcaccgtaagatccgctacctacaagctgtacatgatgcgcagactcaggtcgctggggacactgacagacgagttaaggggagtgtgcctcaccttcatcctccccaaactcatgtacgcctccccagcgtggtcctcctccctcacacacactcaacagctccagctggagagagtgcagaagagggcgtgcagggtcatctttgtccctgcctacaccacctgtgatgaagccctgaccaccctgagtctgttcagacgtccagactatccaccaggcaccgagaggctctggagaagtttggaagggaacTTATGCATCATCCACGCCTCAGACACATGCTTCTGCCTGACGCACCTCGCCTGGTCCgagccaccagacaccacaacaagataa
- the LOC135096624 gene encoding uncharacterized protein LOC135096624 isoform X6 gives MSEVRVSCEGRTSVIKCYWRHENVKEVQRQFRRHFDRDPPRWSDVPLDVLLGVTVDDQLTWKQHVASTVRSATYKLYMMRRLRSLGTLTDELRGVCLTFILPKLMYASPAWSSSLTHTQQLQLERVQKRACRVIFVPAYTTCDEALTTLSLFRRPDYPPGTERLWRSLEGNLCIIHASDTCFCLTHLAWSEPPDTTTR, from the exons atgtcagaagtaagagtaagctgtgaaggaagaacatctgtcataaagtgttactggaggcacgaaaatgtcaaagaagtgcaaagacaattcagaagacactttgacagggatccaccaag gtggtccgatgtgcctctGGAtgtgcttctcggagtcacggtggacgaccagctgacctggaagcagcatgtcgccagcaccgtaagatccgctacctacaagctgtacatgatgcgcagactcaggtcgctggggacactgacagacgagttaaggggagtgtgcctcaccttcatcctccccaaactcatgtacgcctccccagcgtggtcctcctccctcacacacactcaacagctccagctggagagagtgcagaagagggcgtgcagggtcatctttgtccctgcctacaccacctgtgatgaagccctgaccaccctgagtctgttcagacgtccagactatccaccaggcaccgagaggctctggagaagtttggaagggaacTTATGCATCATCCACGCCTCAGACACATGCTTCTGCCTGACGCACCTCGCCTGGTCCgagccaccagacaccacaacaagataa